TTCGAGCCCTGGTGCAACATTATACCGGTTGCCCGAGCCCGGCGGCGGCCGGCACCATCTCGTTTGGGAACCGGAAAGGACCGGTACTCAACTTGGACTTTGGAAGAGGTGGATCGTTAGAAGTAGAAAACCAACGAATTATAAGTTCAGCATTAACGGCACCTTTTGGTAACAGTAATTATCATTATCTTGATCAACAATATTCTGATCATTTTCAATCTCAAGGCCAGCATCGTCTAGCAGAGTACAATCAACGCCGCCATGATCAACAGCAACAACTGCTACTGCAGGAGCAGCAGCAAAGTAAGTATTGCAATAATATTTCTGGGGATGTTTTTGTTTCGGAATCCAGCAACGTCGTCCCTAGACCAAACGTGAAGATTTCTGAGGGGTTTGCAAGATTGGATGACGataacatttctttttatcatgAGCTACctaagaattcttttttttccagTGGTTTTAAGAATCATGATGGTTTCTTTTAGAATTTAGCTAGAGGCCGGATAAGAtcattagtatttttattttttgctttgatCAGAATAATCTTCGATCAGATGTACGTGCAAATTATTGTTCATCTTAAGCCCATATGTATAATATGCTATCAAGAAATGATCTCATCATGTACTAGATCGATCTCTAGTTACGTACGTGTGTCAAACATAGTAGAAGCTGCTAGATGTTTGGTACTGGCAGGCTAGCAGCTAGATAGCTGATGCTTTCTTTTCTAGTTTCTTTGTTAacgttgttttgttttttcttttgacggCTTGAGCACGTACTTCTCTTTTGTTCTCCTCTAGACATCTAATAATTGCTTTGTTCCAAATTACACGCTTTTAGGAAGATCTGGGTCGTAGCGCCGTAGGTCATGAACTCAATTAATACTGAGCTAAATTAATTGTTGGGATTGCTCTTTGCAACATTTTTAACTATATATCCAACGTCC
The genomic region above belongs to Juglans regia cultivar Chandler unplaced genomic scaffold, Walnut 2.0 Scaffold_13, whole genome shotgun sequence and contains:
- the LOC118345054 gene encoding uncharacterized protein LOC118345054; protein product: MIGTTQKSMDNMTIRPPASSTDQLMPLIYHRDHATEGQPASELMTGGTTDTIFSSSNSTPVVVLPLSTTPKGCSSTGSKPIRRRSRASKRTPTTLLNANTGNFRALVQHYTGCPSPAAAGTISFGNRKGPVLNLDFGRGGSLEVENQRIISSALTAPFGNSNYHYLDQQYSDHFQSQGQHRLAEYNQRRHDQQQQLLLQEQQQSKYCNNISGDVFVSESSNVVPRPNVKISEGFARLDDDNISFYHELPKNSFFSSGFKNHDGFF